A window of Saccharomyces paradoxus chromosome XI, complete sequence contains these coding sequences:
- the UBA1 gene encoding E1 ubiquitin-activating protein UBA1 (Ubiquitin activating enzyme (E1)~similar to YKL210W), whose protein sequence is MSSNNSGVSAAAGEIDESLYSRQLYVLGKEAMLKMQTSNVLILGLKGLGVEIAKNVVLAGVKSMTLFDPEPVQLADLSTQFFLTEKDIGQKRGDVTRTKLAELNAYVPVNVLDSLDDVTQLSQYQVVVATDTVSLEDKVKINEFCHSSGIRFISSETRGLFGNTFVDLGDEFTVLDPTGEEPRTGMVSDIEPDGTVTMLDDNRHGLEDGNFVRFSEVEGLDKLNDGTLFKVEVLGPFAFRIGSVKEFGEYKKGGIFTEVKVPRKISFKSLKQQLSNPEFIFADFAKFDRTAQLHLGFQALHQFAVRHNGQLPRTMNDEDANELIKLVTDLSVQQPEVLGEGVDVNEDLIRELSYQARGDIPGVVAFFGGLVAQEVLKACSGKFTPLKQFMYFDSLESLPDPKNFLRNEKSTQPINSRYDNQIAVFGLDFQKRIANSKVFLVGSGAIGCEMLKNWALLGLGSGSDGYIVVTDNDSIEKSNLNRQFLFRPKDVGKNKSEVAAEAVCAMNPDLKGKINAKIDKVGPETEEIFNDSFWGSLDFVTNALDNVDARTYVDRRCVFYRKPLLESGTLGTKGNTQVIIPRLTESYSSSRDPPEKSIPLCTLRSFPNKIDHTIAWAKSLFQGYFTDSAENVNMYLTQPNFVEQTLKQSGDVKGVLESISDSLSNRPHNFEDCIKWARLEFEKKFNHDIKQLLFNFPKDAKTSNGEPFWSGAKRAPTPLEFDIYNNDHFHFVVAGANLRAYNYDIKSDDSDSKPNVDEYKSVIDHMIIPEFTPNANLKIQVNDDDPDPNANAVSGSDEIDQLASSLPDPSTLAGFKLEPVDFEKDDDTNHHIEFITACSNCRAQNYFIETADRQKTKFIAGRIIPAIATTTSLVTGLVNLELYKLVDNKTDIEQYKNGFVNLALPFFGFSEPIASPKGEYNNKKYDKIWDRFDIKGDIKLSELIEHFEKDEGLEITMLSYGVSLLYASFFPPKKLKERLNLPITQLVKLVTKKDIPAHVSTMILEICADDKEGEDVEVPFITIHL, encoded by the coding sequence ATGAGCAGCAATAATAGTGGTGTCTCTGCCGCCGCCGGAGAAATCGACGAGAGTCTTTATTCTCGTCAACTTTATGTGCTAGGTAAGGAAGCCATGTTGAAAATGCAAACGTCTAATGTATTAATTCTCGGTTTGAAGGGGCTAGGTGTTGAGATAGCGAAGAACGTTGTGTTGGCAGGTGTCAAGTCCATGACCCTTTTTGACCCTGAACCGGTTCAATTGGCAGACTTATCTacccaattttttttgaccGAAAAAGACATTGGTCAAAAGAGAGGAGATGTGACTAGGACCAAGCTGGCAGAGTTGAATGCATACGTTCCGGTTAATGTATTGGACTCCTTAGATGATGTCACCCAATTGAGTCAATACCAGGTCGTGGTCGCTACAGACACTGTTTCTTTGGAAGATAAGGTGAAAATTAACGAATTTTGCCATTCTTCCGGCATTAGGTTCATTTCCTCGGAGACAAGAGGTTTGTTTGGTAATACTTTTGTAGACCTCGGTGACGAGTTCACAGTGTTGGACCCAACGGGTGAAGAACCTCGCACTGGTATGGTTTCAGACATCGAGCCTGATGGAACAGTGACCATGTTAGATGACAACAGACACGGACTGGAAGACGGAAATTTTGTCAGGTTTTCCGAAGTAGAAGGTCTTGATAAGTTGAATGATGGGACGCTTTTCAAAGTTGAGGTTTTGGGGCCATTTGCATTCAGAATTGGCTCAGTCAAAGAATTTGGCGAGTATAAGAAGGGTGGTATTTTCACCGAAGTCAAAGTACCCCGTAAAATCTCAtttaaatctttgaaaCAACAATTGTCTAATCCTGAGTTTATTTTCGCAGATTTTGCTAAATTCGATAGAACTGCTCAATTGCACTTAGGATTTCAGGCTTTACATCAATTTGCCGTTAGACACAATGGTCAGCTGCCAAGAACAATGAATGATGAAGACGCCAATGAATTAATCAAGTTGGTTACAGATTTATCCGTTCAGCAACCGGAGGTTCTGGGTGAAGGTGTAGATGTTAATGAAGATTTAATCAGAGAGCTTTCTTATCAGGCAAGGGGTGACATCCCAGGTGTTGTAGCATTCTTTGGTGGCCTTGTCGCGCAAGAAGTGTTAAAAGCATGTTCTGGTAAATTTACTCCACTGAAGCAATTCATGTATTTTGATTCCCTAGAATCATTGCCAGATCCTAAAAATTTCCTAAGAAATGAGAAGAGTACTCAGCCAATAAACTCTCGTTACGATAATCAAATTGCGGTTTTCGGCTTGGATTTCCAGAAAAGGATTGCTAATTCAAAAGTCTTTCTTGTCGGGTCTGGTGCCATTGGTTGTGAgatgttgaaaaactgGGCACTTCTAGGGCTCGGTTCTGGTTCAGATGGTTACATCGTTGTTACGGATAACGATTCGATTGAGAAATCCAACCTGAACCGTCAATTCTTATTTAGACCAAAGGACGTCGGGAAGAACAAATCTGAAGTGGCTGCAGAGGCCGTTTGCGCCATGAACCCTGATTTGAAGGGCAAGATAAATGCTAAGATTGATAAAGTGGGGCCAGAAACTGAGGAAATATTTAACGATTCGTTTTGGGGAAGTCTTGATTTTGTTACCAACGCTCTAGACAATGTCGACGCAAGAACATACGTGGATCGTCGTTGTGTGTTTTATAGAAAACCACTACTGGAATCTGGTACCCTAGGTACCAAAGGTAATACTCAAGTTATCATTCCAAGATTGACTGAatcatattcttcttctagaGACCCACCAGAAAAGTCTATCCCATTGTGTACTCTGCGTTCTTTCCCAAACAAGATTGATCACACAATTGCTTGGGCCAAATCTCTTTTCCAAGGTTACTTCACTGATTCCGCTGAAAACGTTAATATGTACTTGACACAACCGAATTTCGTTGAGCAAACACTAAAGCAAAGCGGTGATGTAAAGGGAGTTTTAGAATCCATTTCAGATTCTTTATCTAATAGACCGCacaattttgaagattgtATCAAATGGGCGAGATTGGAGttcgaaaagaaatttaacCACGATATTAAGCAGTTATTATTCAACTTCCCAAAGGACGCTAAGACTTCCAACGGTGAACCATTTTGGTCCGGTGCTAAGCGTGCTCCAACACCGTTAGAGTTTGACATTTACAATAATGATCACTTCCATTTTGTTGTAGCAGGCGCTAATTTGCGCGCATATAATTATGATATAAAAAGTGATGACTCTGATTCTAAACCTAATGTGGATGAGTACAAGTCTGTCATCGATCATATGATAATTCCAGAATTCACCCCAAATGCCAATTTGAAGATTCAAgttaatgatgatgatcCAGATCCAAATGCTAATGCTGTTAGTGGCTCAGATGAAATCGATCAGCTGGCATCATCCTTACCAGATCCTTCTACTTTGGCGGGCTTTAAATTGGAACCTGTAGATTTCGAGAAAGACGATGATACTAACCACCACATTGAGTTCATAACGGCTTGTTCCAACTGTAGAGCTCAAAACTACTTTATTGAAACTGCAGATCGTCAAAAGACTAAATTTATAGCAGGCCGTATTATTCCCGCCATCGCAACAACCACTTCTTTGGTTACTGGTTTGGTCAATTTGGAATTATATAAGCTGGTTGACAACAAGACAGATATTGAGCAATACAAGAATGGCTTTGTTAATTTAGCCTTGCCATTTTTCGGTTTTTCAGAACCAATTGCTTCGCCAAAGGGAGAATATAACAACAAGAAATATGATAAGATTTGGGATAGATTTGATATTAAAGGAGATATCAAATTAAGTGAGTTAATTGAACATTTCGAAAAAGATGAAGGTTTGGAGATAACAATGCTTTCCTATGGCGTTTCTCTGCTCTATGCCTCCTTTTTCCCCCCAAAGAAGCTGAAAGAAAGATTGAATTTACCAATCACTCAATTGGTTAAACTGGTGACAAAGAAAGATATTCCAGCGCATGTATCTACAATGATTCTAGAAATTTGTGCAGATGATAAGGAAGGCGAGGATGTGGAAGTTCCTTTTATTACCATTCATCTATGA